One Panthera leo isolate Ple1 chromosome B1, P.leo_Ple1_pat1.1, whole genome shotgun sequence DNA window includes the following coding sequences:
- the AADAT gene encoding kynurenine/alpha-aminoadipate aminotransferase, mitochondrial, with translation MNYSRFLTATSAARKPSAIRIMTETLSRAPKSVISLATGSPNPNTFPFKTAVITVDNGEPIQFNEEMMKRALQYSQSAGIPELLSWLKQLQVKLHNPPTINYPTSQGKMDLCVTSGSQDGLCKVFEMIINPGDNVLLNEPVYSGTLQALMPLGCNIINVSSDEYGIIPDSLKEVLSKWKPEDSKNPKRNTPKFLYTVPNGNNPTGNSLTTNRKKEIYELARKYDFLIIEDDPYYFLQFNKSWAPTFLSMDVDGRVIRADSFSKVLSSGLRLGFITGPKPLIERVVLHTQVSTMHPSTFTQLLVSQLLHQWGEEGFLAHVERVTDFYRKQKDALVAAADKWLSGLAEWHVPTAGMFLWLKIKGIYDVKQLIEEKAIKKEILMLPGNVFYADTSAPSPYFRVSFSSASPEQMDMAFQRLAQIIKESL, from the exons ATGAATTACTCACGGTTCCTCACGGCCACGAGCGCAGCGAGAAAGCCTTCTGCCATCCGAATCATGA CTGAGACATTGAGCAGGGCACCGAAATCGGTCATCTCCTTGGCTACTGGATCACCAAACCCCAATACATTCCCTTTTAAGACTGCTGTTATCACCGTAGACAATGGAGAGCCCATCCAGTTTAATGAAGAGATGATGAAGAGAGCACTTCAGTATTCTCAGAGTGCTGG AATCCCCGAGCTGTTGTCCTGGCTAAAACAGTTACAAGTAAAATTGCATAATCCTCCCACCATCAATTATCCAACCAGCCAAGGAAAAATGGACTTATGTGTAACATCTGGCAGCCAAGACGGCCTTTGTAAG GTGTTTGAAATGATCATTAATCCTGGAGATAATGTCCTCCTTAATGAACCTGTTTACTCAGGAACACTTCAAGCT CTAATGCCACTGGGCTGCAACATTATTAATGTTTCCAGTGATGAATATGGTATTATTCCAGACTCCCTCAAAGAAGTACTTTCCAAATGGAAACCAGAAGACTCAAAAAACCCCAAGAGAAACACCCCCAAATTTCTTTACACTGTCCCAAACGGCAACAACCCTACTGGAAACTCATTAACAACTAACCGCAAGAAGGAAATCTATGAG CTTGCAAGAAAATATGATTTCCTCATAATAGAAGATGATCCTTACTATTTTCTCCAGTTCAACAAG tcCTGGGCACCAACATTTCTTTCCATGGACGTTGATGGGCGTGTCATCAGAGCTGACTCTTTTTCAAAAGTCCTCTCCTCTGG ATTGAGACTAGGGTTTATAACTGGTCCAAAACCCTTGATAGAGAGAGTtgtcttacacacacaagtttcAACTATGCACCCCAGCACTTTTACACAG CTTCTAGTATCACAGCTTCTACACCAATGGGGAGAAGAAGGTTTCCTGGCTCATGTAGAGAG GGTTACTGATTTCTATAGGAAGCAGAAGGATGCATTAGTGGCAGCTGCAGACAAATGGTTAAGTG GTTTGGCAGAATGGCATGTTCCTACTGCTGGAATGTTTTTATGGCTTAAAATTAAGGGCATTTATGATGTAAAACAACTGATTGAAGAAAAAGCCATTAAGAAAGAG ATATTAATGCTTCCTGGAAATGTTTTCTACGCTGATACCTCAGCACCTAGCCCTTACTTTAGAGTGTCCTTCTCTTCAGCTTCTCCAGAACAAATGGATATG GCCTTCCAGAGATTAGCCCAAATCATTAAAGAATCTTTATGA